The Persephonella atlantica region AGAAGAAAGTAGAACTCTCCTGAGAGCATTGCCTAATGTAATTCCGTAACCTCTCTCTAAAGGCTCAACAAACAGTTTACCGTAACTCTCAGTTTTTGTTGTCTCATCCCAGTAAATTTTATTTGGTTTAATAAACTCTAAAAAAGGCATAGGTTTTTTTACCTCCGTTAAGGGATTTATACCCATTAATTACATAGAGTAGAACTCAATAATCAGCTGAACATTTACTGGAATTTCCAGTTCAATCTCCTGAGGTATCTCTAACACCTTTCCTCTGAAGTTTTCCTTATCTAATTCCAGCCAGTTCGGAATGGCTCTTGGGTCTATATTTTCAAGATTTTCCTTAAACAGTGGAGAATTTCTGCTTTTTTCTCTTACTTCTATAATGTCTCCTGGGTCTACCTGGTAAGAAGGAATATCAACCTTTCTTCCGTTTACTAAAAAATGACCGTGTCTGACAAGCTGTCTTGCCTGCCTTCTTGTTTTTGCAAAACCAAGCCTGTAAACGACATTATCTAATCTTCTCTCAAGGAGCTGCAGGAATATCTGACCGGTATTTCCACCTTTGATACCTGCTATCCTTGCAGCTTCGTCAAAGTATCTTTTAAACTGTTTTTCTCTCAGTCCTCCATACAGATATCTCAGCTTTTGCTTTTCCTGTAGACGAA contains the following coding sequences:
- the rpsD gene encoding 30S ribosomal protein S4 gives rise to the protein MGRYLGPLTKVSRRLGVFVGGSLKAFQNRNFPPGQHGRTQGRKVKLSDYAIRLQEKQKLRYLYGGLREKQFKRYFDEAARIAGIKGGNTGQIFLQLLERRLDNVVYRLGFAKTRRQARQLVRHGHFLVNGRKVDIPSYQVDPGDIIEVREKSRNSPLFKENLENIDPRAIPNWLELDKENFRGKVLEIPQEIELEIPVNVQLIIEFYSM